The Sulfitobacter sp. SK011 genome has a window encoding:
- a CDS encoding efflux RND transporter permease subunit, with protein MARPIPKSAGGLLSYFTRHRTVANLLLVVLLVAGLAAAPNMRAQFFPDVIIDNVTVETTWSGAGAEDVDAAIVQVLEPVLLAIEGVESTSSTSREGRGVVVLDFEPSWDMARAAADVQTAVDAVTTLPEDAEEPYVRRGAWRDRVTDVVITGPIAPAQLGRFADEFVTRLFAVGVTRTTIQGVASPETLVEVPSAKLIAYDISMADIAGAIAAEVDADPAGDVAGANARVRTGTAKRSATQIEGIVLRSNPDGSKLTIADVAQVLTQSVDRKRSFFVGANPAMSVRIDRSDGGDAIAIQEKVEKVAGELAASLPASVSVELIRTRAAAITGRLDLLIDNGLMGLGLVVTLLFLFLNARTAFWVAAGIPVSMAAAIALMYAGGITINMISLFGLIITLGIVVDDAIVVGEHADHRFKVLGESAMEAAENAARRMAKPVFAATLTTIIAFFGLIAVGGRFGDLIKDIPFTVIAVLAASLVECFLILPNHMAHAMRAARAEHWYDLPSRVVNRGFVWAREKLFRPFMAGVIMARYVVLAGVVVVLASQVALFIRGDVQWRFFNAPERASVTGNFAMVEGASRADTLEMMREMQRATEELGAEYAERYGTNPLDYVMAQVGGTTGRGLAGADTKDPDLLGGISIELIDADLRPYSSFAFVGELQDRVVNHPLAETVSFRRWHSGPGGDALDVQFYGADTDTLKAASEDLQAAMRQYPEVSAIQDNLAYDKEELILDLTAQGQALGFTIDALGRALRNRLGGIEAATYPDGPRSAAIRVELPEGELTADFLDRSQMRTPDGIYVPLADIVSVTRRTGFSTVRRENGIRLISVTGDISEDDPARATEITRALADDILPRIASERQVEFRLAGLSEQEDQFLNDALTGLILCLTGIFLVLAWVFGSWTRPMVVMAIIPFGLVGTIYGHALWDVPLSMFTVVGLLGMTGIIINDSIVLVTTIDEHAETRGLVPSIIDGAADRLRPVMLTTMTTVLGMAPLLYEQSQQAQFLKPTVITLVYGLGFGMFLVLLVVPALIAAQHDIARQIAAMRRGVRAPVGGLRWGMSALWAVIIGWGALTLGWAIWQGQIYPGLAQLLPTFADLSALTEALILFVIGAALVALLGYLIGALAFAMQRRAGSNPAP; from the coding sequence TGTCGAAACAACGTGGTCTGGCGCTGGCGCTGAAGATGTAGACGCTGCAATTGTGCAGGTTCTGGAACCGGTGTTACTGGCAATCGAAGGGGTTGAAAGCACGAGCAGCACGTCGCGCGAAGGGCGCGGCGTGGTGGTGCTTGATTTTGAACCGTCTTGGGATATGGCACGTGCTGCTGCTGATGTGCAAACGGCCGTGGACGCTGTCACAACCTTGCCTGAAGACGCTGAAGAGCCTTATGTGCGGCGCGGTGCATGGCGAGACCGGGTAACAGATGTGGTTATCACCGGGCCGATTGCACCCGCACAATTGGGCCGCTTTGCAGATGAATTTGTGACGCGGCTTTTTGCGGTCGGTGTGACGCGGACCACAATCCAAGGGGTCGCCTCACCTGAAACTCTGGTCGAAGTGCCATCCGCAAAATTGATCGCGTATGACATAAGCATGGCCGATATCGCTGGTGCCATTGCGGCGGAAGTTGATGCCGATCCGGCCGGCGATGTGGCAGGGGCCAATGCACGGGTACGCACCGGGACCGCCAAACGAAGTGCAACCCAAATTGAGGGTATTGTTCTGCGTTCAAATCCGGATGGGTCCAAATTGACCATCGCGGATGTTGCGCAGGTTCTCACCCAAAGCGTTGATCGCAAACGAAGCTTTTTTGTGGGTGCCAACCCGGCAATGTCGGTGCGCATAGACCGATCAGATGGCGGTGACGCGATCGCGATTCAGGAAAAAGTCGAGAAGGTCGCGGGTGAATTGGCGGCAAGCTTGCCTGCCTCGGTATCGGTTGAATTGATCCGCACGCGGGCCGCCGCGATTACCGGGCGACTGGATCTGTTGATTGACAATGGCCTCATGGGATTGGGGTTGGTTGTGACATTGCTGTTCTTGTTCCTGAACGCCCGCACGGCCTTCTGGGTCGCCGCAGGTATACCGGTGTCGATGGCGGCGGCAATTGCGTTGATGTATGCGGGCGGGATCACCATCAATATGATCTCGCTTTTTGGGCTGATCATCACGCTGGGCATCGTGGTTGATGATGCGATTGTGGTGGGCGAACACGCCGACCATCGCTTTAAAGTCCTCGGCGAAAGCGCGATGGAGGCGGCGGAAAATGCGGCCCGTCGAATGGCCAAGCCGGTTTTTGCGGCCACGCTGACCACCATCATCGCCTTTTTTGGGCTGATTGCTGTTGGGGGGCGGTTTGGCGATCTGATCAAGGACATCCCTTTTACGGTGATTGCGGTGCTGGCCGCATCTTTGGTCGAATGTTTCCTGATCTTGCCCAACCACATGGCCCACGCGATGCGCGCGGCGCGGGCGGAACATTGGTACGACCTGCCGAGCCGTGTGGTGAACCGTGGCTTTGTCTGGGCGCGCGAAAAACTGTTCCGACCATTTATGGCGGGTGTGATCATGGCGCGGTATGTGGTGCTGGCAGGCGTCGTCGTGGTGCTGGCCAGCCAAGTGGCGTTGTTTATCCGTGGCGATGTGCAGTGGCGCTTTTTCAACGCGCCAGAGCGGGCTTCTGTCACTGGCAATTTCGCGATGGTCGAAGGGGCAAGCCGCGCCGATACGCTTGAGATGATGCGCGAAATGCAGCGTGCGACCGAAGAGTTGGGCGCAGAATATGCCGAACGCTATGGCACCAATCCGCTTGATTACGTGATGGCGCAGGTTGGCGGCACTACGGGCCGGGGGTTGGCAGGTGCGGACACCAAAGATCCGGATTTGCTGGGCGGGATTTCGATTGAACTGATCGACGCCGATCTGCGCCCCTATTCCAGTTTTGCGTTTGTTGGGGAGTTGCAGGATCGGGTGGTAAATCATCCGCTGGCCGAAACGGTCAGCTTTCGGCGCTGGCATTCCGGGCCGGGCGGTGATGCGCTCGATGTTCAGTTCTACGGTGCAGACACAGATACGCTGAAAGCTGCATCTGAGGATCTGCAGGCTGCAATGCGCCAATACCCAGAGGTCAGTGCAATTCAGGATAATCTGGCCTATGACAAAGAGGAATTGATCCTCGATTTGACCGCACAGGGTCAGGCGCTGGGCTTCACCATCGACGCGCTGGGCCGCGCCTTGCGCAATCGTCTGGGCGGGATTGAGGCCGCAACGTACCCCGACGGGCCACGATCGGCAGCCATCCGTGTTGAATTGCCAGAGGGCGAATTGACAGCGGATTTTCTGGATCGAAGCCAGATGCGCACGCCAGATGGTATTTATGTGCCGCTGGCCGATATTGTGAGTGTGACACGCCGCACGGGTTTTAGCACAGTCAGACGAGAAAACGGCATTCGGCTGATTTCAGTCACAGGCGACATATCCGAAGACGATCCGGCGCGTGCAACGGAAATCACCCGAGCGCTGGCCGACGATATTCTGCCCCGCATTGCATCGGAACGTCAGGTCGAATTCCGCCTTGCAGGACTGAGCGAGCAGGAAGACCAATTTCTGAACGATGCGCTGACCGGGTTGATCCTGTGTCTAACTGGGATTTTTCTGGTGTTGGCCTGGGTCTTTGGGTCGTGGACCCGCCCTATGGTCGTGATGGCCATCATCCCATTTGGGTTGGTCGGCACGATTTACGGCCACGCCCTTTGGGATGTTCCGTTGAGCATGTTCACGGTAGTTGGCCTTTTGGGCATGACCGGGATCATCATTAACGACTCTATTGTCCTCGTGACGACGATTGACGAACACGCTGAAACGCGCGGATTGGTCCCATCAATCATTGATGGGGCAGCCGATCGGTTGCGGCCTGTTATGCTGACCACCATGACAACTGTGCTGGGGATGGCACCGCTCCTTTATGAGCAAAGCCAGCAGGCGCAATTTCTCAAACCGACGGTGATCACGTTGGTATATGGCCTGGGGTTTGGCATGTTTTTGGTGCTATTGGTGGTGCCCGCGCTGATCGCTGCACAACATGATATCGCCCGCCAAATTGCCGCCATGCGGCGCGGTGTTCGCGCGCCTGTTGGCGGCTTGCGCTGGGGGATGTCGGCGCTGTGGGCCGTGATCATCGGCTGGGGCGCACTGACCCTTGGCTGGGCGATCTGGCAGGGACAGATTTATCCCGGACTGGCACAGCTCTTACCGACATTTGCCGACCTGTCGGCACTCACAGAAGCCTTGATCCTGTTCGTCATCGGTGCGGCTTTGGTTGCTTTGTTGGGCTATCTGATCGGGGCACTGGCATTTGCCATGCAGCGCCGAGCAGGCTCAAATCCGGCACCTTAA
- a CDS encoding acyl-CoA dehydrogenase, with protein MPYRAAVDDFNFLFDHVVDFATLRETEQFSEATDDVTRAILSEAGKMCDEVLAPLQRNGDLHPARLENGVVRTSPGFDGGFKAIAEGGWIGMSADPEYGGMGLPMTLTSAVNEMMSGACLSLQLAPLMSQGQIEALEHHASDEIKALYLPKLISGEWTGTMNLTEPQAGSDVGALSSKAEDNGDGTYAVSGQKIYISWGDNDFSDNVCHLVLARLPGAPAGTKGISLFLVPKFLPDENGEPGPRNGVSVVSLEHKMGLHGSPTAVMQYDSAKGWMIGKEQGGMAAMFTMMNNARLGVGGQGIGAAEGAYQKALEYALERKQGRAGGTGTIAEHADVRRMLLTMKADVFAARAIALSCAHAIDMGQATQAENWKARAAFLTPIAKAFGTDTGIAVAEMGVQVHGGMGFIEETGAAQFSRDVRVTAIYEGTNGIQAMDLVARKMMDGGEAANLLLDEIETDAEAAREAFPKMADAVWQASETLREATEWVTAQDEMNTRFAGAVPYLRAFARVLGGHLHLKAAMADRGGAREKLARFYIQRLLPEHIGLLAHAQAGDDDLFALTVDELAA; from the coding sequence ATGCCATACCGTGCCGCCGTGGACGATTTTAACTTTCTGTTTGATCATGTCGTCGATTTCGCCACACTTCGGGAAACCGAACAATTTTCTGAAGCCACTGACGACGTGACCCGTGCAATCTTGTCCGAGGCGGGCAAGATGTGTGACGAGGTCCTGGCCCCCTTGCAACGCAATGGTGATCTGCATCCGGCGCGGTTGGAAAACGGTGTCGTGCGGACGTCGCCCGGGTTTGACGGTGGGTTTAAAGCCATTGCCGAGGGCGGCTGGATTGGGATGTCAGCAGATCCTGAATATGGCGGCATGGGGCTGCCGATGACGCTGACCTCTGCGGTAAATGAAATGATGTCGGGTGCGTGTCTGTCGCTGCAACTGGCCCCGCTCATGTCTCAGGGCCAGATTGAAGCGCTGGAACATCACGCCTCAGACGAGATTAAGGCGCTCTATCTGCCCAAGCTGATCAGCGGCGAATGGACCGGCACGATGAACCTGACCGAACCACAGGCCGGTTCAGACGTGGGCGCGCTGTCCTCCAAGGCCGAGGACAATGGCGATGGGACATATGCGGTCAGTGGTCAGAAGATTTACATCAGTTGGGGTGACAACGACTTTTCTGACAATGTCTGCCATCTGGTTTTGGCGCGCTTGCCGGGCGCACCGGCCGGCACCAAAGGGATCAGCTTGTTTCTGGTGCCAAAATTCCTGCCGGATGAAAACGGTGAACCGGGGCCGCGCAATGGTGTGAGCGTGGTCAGCCTTGAGCATAAAATGGGCCTGCACGGGTCCCCCACTGCCGTCATGCAATATGACAGTGCAAAAGGTTGGATGATCGGCAAGGAACAAGGCGGCATGGCGGCCATGTTTACCATGATGAACAATGCGCGACTGGGCGTTGGCGGACAGGGCATAGGTGCTGCCGAAGGGGCCTATCAAAAGGCATTGGAATACGCGTTGGAGCGCAAACAGGGCCGCGCAGGCGGAACCGGGACAATCGCTGAGCATGCCGATGTGCGCCGGATGCTGTTGACCATGAAGGCCGATGTGTTTGCGGCCCGGGCGATTGCGTTGTCGTGCGCCCATGCCATCGACATGGGGCAGGCCACGCAGGCCGAAAACTGGAAAGCGCGCGCTGCTTTCCTGACCCCGATTGCCAAGGCGTTCGGCACCGACACGGGTATTGCCGTGGCGGAAATGGGGGTGCAGGTGCATGGCGGCATGGGCTTTATCGAAGAAACAGGTGCAGCGCAGTTCAGCCGCGATGTGCGGGTGACTGCGATATATGAGGGCACCAATGGCATACAGGCAATGGATCTGGTCGCCCGCAAGATGATGGACGGCGGCGAGGCGGCCAATCTTTTGCTCGACGAAATCGAGACCGATGCCGAAGCTGCGCGCGAGGCGTTTCCCAAGATGGCCGACGCGGTCTGGCAAGCGTCGGAAACCCTGCGTGAGGCGACAGAATGGGTGACGGCGCAAGACGAAATGAATACCCGTTTTGCCGGGGCCGTGCCGTATCTGCGGGCCTTCGCGCGGGTGCTGGGCGGGCATCTGCACCTCAAAGCCGCAA
- a CDS encoding YqgE/AlgH family protein has translation MTSTTLNLTGKLLVAMPGMGDPRFAHAVIFVTAHSDDGAMGLMVNKPAPDLKLSDVLDKLVEGTASVDGSLGVRIGGPVETGRGFVLHSGEYRSAIETLVIDDDFALTATLDVLEDIAGNKGPKKALLMLGYAGWGPKQLEAEIAQNGWLTCDAETGLVFDLPDAKKWSAALQSIGVDPLGLSAAAGRA, from the coding sequence ATGACCTCGACCACTTTGAACCTGACCGGAAAACTGCTGGTGGCGATGCCCGGCATGGGCGACCCGCGCTTTGCCCACGCGGTGATTTTTGTGACGGCCCATTCCGACGACGGGGCGATGGGATTGATGGTAAACAAACCTGCGCCAGACCTGAAGTTGTCGGATGTTTTGGACAAACTGGTCGAAGGAACGGCTTCTGTCGACGGCTCTCTGGGGGTGCGTATTGGCGGGCCGGTTGAGACGGGTCGCGGATTTGTCCTGCATTCGGGGGAGTATCGCTCCGCCATCGAAACGCTTGTGATTGATGATGATTTTGCGCTTACGGCGACCCTCGATGTGCTGGAAGATATCGCCGGAAACAAGGGGCCCAAAAAGGCATTGCTGATGTTGGGCTATGCCGGCTGGGGACCTAAGCAGCTTGAGGCTGAGATCGCCCAAAACGGCTGGCTGACCTGCGACGCAGAAACAGGATTGGTGTTCGACCTGCCGGACGCCAAGAAATGGAGCGCTGCGTTGCAGTCGATCGGGGTCGATCCCTTGGGATTATCGGCGGCGGCCGGGCGGGCGTAA
- a CDS encoding L-threonylcarbamoyladenylate synthase codes for MSQETIILQPDAAGISQAAALLAQGQLVAFPTETVYGLGADARNGRAVAAIYEAKGRPSFNPLIVHLHNTDAIQTYVQWSDTAEILASAFWPGPLTLVLPLKEGHGLSGLVTAGLDTVALRVPAHALARKLLAEFGGPVAAPSANPSGRISATTAAHVLSGLGGRIAAVVDDGPCSVGLESTIVGLQGARPTLLRAGGLPQEAIEAALGHPLDLTNDADITAPGQLASHYAPGASVRLNAAQANGDEVLLGFGPMACDLNLSQTADLVEAAANLFEFLHQLDALKRPIAVAPIPAHGLGRAINDRLQRAAAPR; via the coding sequence ATGAGCCAAGAAACAATCATTTTGCAACCAGATGCCGCCGGGATTTCCCAAGCGGCAGCGTTGCTGGCACAAGGCCAGCTTGTCGCGTTTCCAACCGAAACGGTCTATGGCCTGGGTGCCGATGCCCGGAATGGCCGCGCCGTTGCGGCCATTTATGAGGCCAAGGGGCGGCCCAGCTTCAATCCACTGATCGTCCACCTACACAATACCGACGCAATACAGACATATGTTCAGTGGTCCGACACCGCCGAAATCCTCGCCAGCGCCTTTTGGCCCGGACCGCTGACACTGGTCCTGCCCCTCAAAGAAGGGCACGGTTTGTCCGGCCTCGTGACAGCGGGCCTTGATACGGTCGCCCTGCGCGTGCCCGCACATGCCTTGGCACGTAAGTTGCTTGCTGAATTCGGCGGCCCGGTTGCGGCCCCGTCGGCCAACCCATCAGGCCGGATCAGCGCAACAACAGCGGCGCATGTGTTGTCGGGTCTTGGTGGCCGCATCGCCGCCGTAGTGGACGACGGGCCTTGCTCCGTTGGATTGGAAAGTACGATTGTCGGGCTGCAGGGTGCCAGACCGACTCTTCTGCGCGCCGGTGGGCTGCCGCAAGAGGCGATTGAGGCGGCACTTGGTCACCCCCTCGATCTCACAAACGATGCCGATATCACTGCGCCGGGGCAGTTGGCCTCGCATTACGCGCCCGGCGCATCCGTGCGGTTGAATGCCGCTCAGGCCAACGGAGACGAAGTTTTGCTTGGGTTTGGGCCAATGGCCTGCGATCTGAACCTGTCGCAGACCGCCGACCTGGTTGAGGCGGCGGCAAACCTGTTTGAGTTTTTGCACCAACTGGATGCGCTAAAGCGGCCGATCGCTGTTGCACCGATCCCGGCACATGGATTGGGCCGGGCCATCAATGACCGGTTGCAAAGGGCCGCAGCACCGCGATGA
- a CDS encoding protein-disulfide reductase DsbD domain-containing protein, translating to MMKSLISALFLGLLAVPATAQAQSGAPVTGEILTGWQQADGTRVAAIKLTLAPGWKTYWRSPGDNGIPPHFDWSGSSNLGGVGITWPAPSVFRTGGVRTIGYANELILPITIAPRSSGKPVTLHADLDIGVCSDICVPQQLSLRATLDTTSRNPTPSIAAALAARAYSASEAGVKSATCSLRPTANGLEIETRLNVPSAGGREVVVIEPGQPNMWMSETDSSRNGRHLTAIGDLSSTNGGALAIDRSAILITVLGEKHAVEIQGCTPG from the coding sequence ATGATGAAATCATTGATCAGCGCCTTGTTCCTCGGACTGCTTGCCGTTCCTGCGACAGCACAAGCCCAGAGTGGTGCCCCTGTCACCGGTGAAATTCTGACCGGATGGCAGCAGGCCGACGGCACCCGCGTGGCCGCCATAAAACTGACGCTGGCACCGGGGTGGAAAACCTATTGGCGCAGCCCCGGGGACAACGGGATTCCGCCACACTTTGACTGGTCCGGGTCATCCAACCTGGGTGGTGTCGGCATCACATGGCCCGCGCCAAGTGTGTTTCGCACAGGTGGCGTGCGCACGATTGGGTATGCAAATGAACTGATTTTGCCGATCACCATTGCGCCCCGCAGTTCCGGCAAGCCGGTCACATTGCATGCCGACCTCGACATCGGCGTGTGCAGCGATATTTGCGTGCCGCAGCAGTTGTCGTTGCGCGCGACTTTGGACACTACAAGTCGCAACCCGACACCCTCGATTGCCGCTGCTCTTGCTGCCCGCGCTTATTCCGCTTCAGAAGCGGGCGTAAAATCAGCGACCTGTTCCCTGCGGCCGACGGCCAATGGATTGGAGATCGAAACCCGGCTGAACGTCCCTTCGGCGGGCGGACGCGAGGTTGTTGTGATCGAACCGGGTCAGCCCAATATGTGGATGAGTGAAACAGACAGCAGCCGCAATGGCAGGCATCTGACCGCCATAGGGGACCTGTCATCAACCAATGGCGGGGCGTTGGCCATTGACCGCTCAGCCATTCTTATCACCGTGCTGGGGGAAAAACATGCGGTTGAAATTCAAGGGTGCACCCCCGGTTAA